A region from the Rosa rugosa chromosome 6, drRosRugo1.1, whole genome shotgun sequence genome encodes:
- the LOC133715357 gene encoding small ribosomal subunit protein eS25: MAPKKEKAPPPSSKPAKSGGGKQKKKKWSKGKQKEKVNNMVLFDQATYDKLLSEAPKFKLITPSILSDRLRINGSLARRAIKDLMARGSIRMVSAHASQQIYTRATNT; the protein is encoded by the exons ATG GCACCGAAGAAGGAGAAGGCACCGCCGCCGTCGTCGAAGCCGGCCAAGTCCGGCGGAggaaagcagaagaagaagaagtggagCAAAGGCAAGCAGAAGGAGAAGGTCAACAACATGGTGCTTTTCGACCAGGCTACTTACGACAAGCTGCTCTCCGAGGCTCCCAAGTTCAAGCTGATCACGCCGTCCATTCTCTCCGATCGTCTCAGGATCAACGGCTCTCTGGCCAGGCGGGCAATCAAGGACTTGATGGCTAGGGGATCCATCAGGATGGTCTCAGCTCACGCCAGCCAGCAGATTTACACCAGGGCTACCAACACCTAG